The following coding sequences lie in one Miscanthus floridulus cultivar M001 chromosome 9, ASM1932011v1, whole genome shotgun sequence genomic window:
- the LOC136480055 gene encoding uncharacterized protein, translated as MGDGIAPAFYAAYAAVNVKQHVPITLSLERPNYSKWKAFFTALCAKYRLLGHIDGTEAARPADPTWSQPNACIRGWMYGSCDDTVLNLAMEPDQDARALYVSIEALFQANKEPRAVILGQEFHSMLQGDLSVDAYA; from the coding sequence ATGGGGGACGGCATCGCCCCTGCCTTCTACGCCGCCTATGCCGCTGTCAACGTCAAGCAACACGTCCCGATCACCCTTAGCCTCGAGCGCCCCAATTACTCCAAGTGGAAGGCGTTCTTCACCGCCCTCTGCGCCAAGTACAGGCTGCTCGGCCACATCGATGGCACGGAGGCTGCACGCCCGGCTGATCCCACGTGGTCTCAGCCCAACGCTTGCATCCGTGGCTGGATGTACGGCTCCTGCGACGACACCGTCCTCAACCTCGCCATGGAGCCTGATCAAGACGCGCGTGCCCTGTACGTCTCCATCGAGGCCCTGTTCCAAGCGAACAAGGAGCCTCGCGCTGTCATCCTTGGGCAGGAGTTCCACAGCATGCTACAGGGTGATCTCTCGGTCGATGCCTATGCCTAG